The nucleotide window CACGTGCTGCGCAAGGAGCGTCGTGGTGATTACCTGGGCGCGACCATTCAGGTCATCCCCCACATCACCGACGAGATCAAGCGCCGCATCATCAAGGGTGCCGGCGACGCCGACGTGGCGATGGTCGAGATCGGCGGTACCGTGGGCGACATCGAGTCCCAGCCGTTCCTCGAAGCCATCCGCCAGTTGCGTTTCGAAATCGGCGCCAAGCGCGCGATGCTGATGCACCTGACGCTGGTGCCGTACATCGCCACCGCCGGCGAAACCAAGACCAAGCCAACCCAGCACTCGGTCAAGGAACTGCGCTCCATCGGCCTGCAGCCGGACGTGCTGATCTGCCGCTCCGATCACCCGATCGATATCTCCTCGCGCCGCAAGATCGCTCAGTTCACCAACGTTGAAGAGCGCGCGGTCATCGGCCTCGAAGACGCCGACACCATCTACAAGATCCCGGGCATCCTGCACTCCCAGGGCCTGGACGATTTCGTCGTCGAGCGTTTCGGCCTGCAATGTGCCGGTGCCGACCTGTCCGAATGGGACGCCGTGGTCGATGCCAAGCTCAACCCCGAGCATGAAGTCACCATCGCCATGGTCGGCAAGTACATGGAACTGCTGGACGCCTACAAGTCGCTGATCGAAGCGATGAGTCACGCCGGCATCAGCAACCGCACCAAGGTCAATCTGCGCTACATCGACTCCGAAGACATCGAGAACCAGGGCACCGGCCTGCTCGAAGGCGCCGATGCGATCCTCGTTCCAGGCGGCTTCGGCCTGCGGGGCGTGGAAGGCAAGATCACCGCTGTCCAGTACGCCCGCGAAAACAAGGTGCCGTACCTGGGTATCTGCCTGGGTATGCAAGTGGCGGTCAT belongs to Pseudomonas sp. B21-028 and includes:
- a CDS encoding CTP synthase translates to MTRYIFVTGGVVSSLGKGIASASLAAILEARGLKVTMLKLDPYINVDPGTMSPFQHGEVFVTHDGAETDLDLGHYERFIRTTMTQNNNFTTGRVYEHVLRKERRGDYLGATIQVIPHITDEIKRRIIKGAGDADVAMVEIGGTVGDIESQPFLEAIRQLRFEIGAKRAMLMHLTLVPYIATAGETKTKPTQHSVKELRSIGLQPDVLICRSDHPIDISSRRKIAQFTNVEERAVIGLEDADTIYKIPGILHSQGLDDFVVERFGLQCAGADLSEWDAVVDAKLNPEHEVTIAMVGKYMELLDAYKSLIEAMSHAGISNRTKVNLRYIDSEDIENQGTGLLEGADAILVPGGFGLRGVEGKITAVQYARENKVPYLGICLGMQVAVIEFARNVMGWKDANSTEFDRASGHPVVGLITEWEDATGAVEVRTETSDLGGTMRLGAQECLLETGSLVHDCYAKDVIVERHRHRYEVNNKLLPQLIEAGLKISGRSGDGALVEVVESPDHPWFVACQFHPEFTSTPRDGHPLFSGFVKAALAQHQKKA